One Spinacia oleracea cultivar Varoflay chromosome 4, BTI_SOV_V1, whole genome shotgun sequence DNA segment encodes these proteins:
- the LOC110786483 gene encoding type III polyketide synthase B: MGIQEIKVDAMSKKATPGKATILALGKGFPHQLVMQEFLVDGYFRNTNCDDPELKEKLNRLCKTTTVKTRYVVMSDEILDKYPELAIEGKPTVTQRLDICNEAVTQMALEASQACISNWGRPISDITHLVYVSSSEARLPGGDIYLAKGLGLKPETNRVMLYFAGCSGGVAGLRVAKDIAENNPGSRVLLATSETTIIGFKPPSATRPYDLVGVALFGDGAGAMLIGSDPDTSIERPLFELHTAIQHFLPDTEKIIDGRLTEEGISFKLDRALPQIIEDNIEGFCGKLMDTIGMSDKDYNKIFWAVHPGGPAILNRLEKRLDLSPEKLIASRRALADYGNASSNTIVYVMEYMMEESKKLNKEVMNGIGDEWGLILAFGPGVTFEGIVAKNLIM; the protein is encoded by the exons ATGGGGATTCAAGAGATCAAAGTTGATGCAATGTCAAAGAAGGCTACCCCTGGAAAAGCAACTATTCTAGCCCTTGGTAAAGGTTTCCCTCATCAACTTGTAATGCAGGAATTTTTGGTTGATGGATACTTTAGGAACACCAACTGCGATGACCCTGAACTCAAGGAGAAGCTTAATCGCCTCT GCAAGACAACAACAGTGAAAACAAGGTATGTGGTAATGTCAGATGAGATCCTTGATAAGTACCCGGAGCTAGCAATTGAAGGCAAGCCCACAGTAACACAAAGGCTTGACATTTGCAATGAAGCTGTGACCCAAATGGCACTGGAAGCCTCCCAAGCCTGTATTTCAAACTGGGGTAGGCCCATTTCAGACATTACCCACTTGGTATATGTGTCATCTAGTGAGGCCCGTTTACCCGGTGGAGACATCTACCTTGCTAAAGGGCTTGGGCTGAAACCCGAGACAAATCGGGTTATGCTCTATTTTGCAGGTTGCTCCGGCGGTGTTGCCGGCCTTCGAGTTGCCAAGGATATAGCTGAAAACAACCCAG GTAGCAGGGTGTTACTTGCAACATCAGAAACAACCATAATAGGGTTTAAGCCACCAAGTGCAACTAGACCATATGATCTAGTTGGTGTAGCACTATTCGGAGACGGTGCAGGGGCAATGCTAATCGGGTCAGACCCGGATACTAGCATCGAACGACCCTTATTCGAGCTTCACACTGCCATCCAACATTTCTTACCTGATACTGAGAAGATTATTGATGGAAGGCTAACAGAAGAAGGCATAAGTTTCAAGCTAGACAGAGCATTACCACAAATAATTGAAGACAATATTGAAGGCTTTTGTGGTAAGTTGATGGACACAATAGGAATGTCTGACAAAGATTACAACAAAATATTCTGGGCAGTGCACCCTGGTGGACCGGCGATCCTAAACAGGCTCGAGAAAAGGCTCGATTTATCACCGGAAAAGTTGATTGCTAGCCGAAGAGCTTTGGCCGACTATGGTAATGCTAGCAGCAATACAATTGTGTATGTGATGGAGTATATGATGGAAGAAAGCAAAAAGTTGAACAAAGAAGTTATGAATGGTATTGGTGATGAATGGGGCTTGATATTGGCTTTTGGTCCTGGTGTTACATTTGAGGGTATTGTTGCTAAGAACCTCATTATGTGA